The following are encoded in a window of Limibacillus sp. genomic DNA:
- the cysD gene encoding sulfate adenylyltransferase subunit CysD has translation KSRAKERIFSFRAPGHRWDPKRQRPELWNLYNTRINKGETMRVFPLSNWTELDIWQYIYREDIPIVPLYFAKARPVVERDGALIMVDDERMPLQPGEKPEMRVVRFRTLGCYPLTGAVESPADSLAEIVAETLAAKTSERQGRVIDHEGSGSMERKKQEGYF, from the coding sequence GAAGTCCCGCGCCAAGGAGCGGATCTTCTCCTTCCGCGCGCCCGGCCACCGCTGGGACCCCAAGCGCCAGCGTCCGGAACTCTGGAACCTCTACAACACGCGGATCAACAAGGGGGAGACCATGCGCGTCTTCCCGCTGTCCAACTGGACCGAGTTGGACATCTGGCAGTACATCTACCGCGAAGACATCCCCATCGTGCCGCTCTATTTCGCCAAGGCGCGCCCCGTGGTCGAGCGTGACGGCGCGCTGATCATGGTGGATGATGAGCGCATGCCGCTCCAGCCGGGTGAGAAGCCGGAGATGCGGGTGGTCCGCTTCCGCACCCTCGGCTGTTATCCCTTGACGGGCGCGGTCGAAAGCCCGGCCGACAGCCTCGCCGAGATCGTCGCCGAGACCCTGGCCGCCAAGACCTCGGAACGTCAGGGCCGGGTCATCGACCACGAAGGCTCCGGCTCCATGGAGCGCAAGAAGCAGGAGGGCTACTTCTGA